The following proteins are encoded in a genomic region of Nymphalis io chromosome 16, ilAglIoxx1.1, whole genome shotgun sequence:
- the LOC126774501 gene encoding cytochrome c oxidase assembly factor 3, mitochondrial encodes MGDSNLNNKVKTSGQDPVLRQAEIDYMKIIEQKNRERVQKLQQISKKNRITGLAIGAGVFSIYMYSILAVKQETFLDDFEEPVKVQQ; translated from the coding sequence ATGGGTGACtccaatttaaacaataaagttaaaacaaGCGGGCAAGATCCAGTGTTGAGGCAAGCAGAAATAGACTACATGAAAATTATTGAACAGAAAAATCGTGAGCGTGTGCAAAAGTTGCAACAAATTTCGAAAAAGAATAGAATTACTGGACTAGCTATTGGTGCCGGTGTATtcagtatttatatgtattctaTCCTTGCTGTTAAACAGGAGACGTTCCTTGACGACTTTGAAGAACCAGTAAAAGTGCAGCAATAA
- the LOC126774484 gene encoding dimethyladenosine transferase 1, mitochondrial, protein MAAARRALQIRLPPLPSIKDVIKLYKLRAIRELSQNFLMEPRLIDKIVRAAGHIENNVVCEVGPGPGGITRSIIQQAPRKVVLIEKDPRFIPTLELLADACRGKVDVDIITGDVLKTDISQFLPEHSKHEWTDSPPPINLIGNLPFSVSTILMVRWLEMISKREGPWSFGRARMTLTFQKEVAERMTARIMDKQRCRLSVMCQNWCNVKYKFDIPGAAFVPKPEVDVGVVTLTPMKQPIINLPFKLIEKVVRQIFSMRQKYSIRGAQTLFPEEVREEMALRMYKMAEIDPITRPFQIATGEFGRLCEAYSEIIKIYPEFENYDLRAPKKKIDQVEAMT, encoded by the coding sequence ATGGCTGCAGCGAGAAGAGCATTACAAATTAGATTGCCTCCTCTACCTAGCATCAAAGATGTCatcaaattgtataaattacgaGCTATACGTGAATTATCGCAGAATTTTCTTATGGAACCAAGGTTGATTGATAAAATAGTTAGAGCTGCTGGGCACATAGAGAATAATGTAGTCTGTGAGGTAGGACCAGGTCCGGGTGGTATAACAAGGTCAATCATCCAGCAAGCGCCACGGAAAGTCGTGTTGATCGAGAAAGATCCTCGTTTCATACCAACCTTAGAACTTTTAGCAGATGCATGCCGAGGCAAAGTAGATGTAGATATTATTACTGGTGACGTTTTAAAAACTGATATTTCACAATTTCTTCCAGAACATTCGAAACACGAATGGACAGATTCACCGCCACCAATAAACTTAATAGGCAACTTACCTTTCAGTGTTTCAACAATTTTAATGGTAAGATGGTTAGAAATGATTTCTAAAAGAGAGGGACCTTGGTCTTTCGGCCGGGCCAGAATGACATTAACATTTCAAAAGGAAGTTGCCGAGAGAATGACTGCCCGCATTATGGATAAGCAGAGATGTAGATTATCTGTTATGTGTCAGAATTggtgtaatgtaaaatataagtttGATATTCCTGGCGCTGCTTTTGTTCCTAAGCCAGAAGTAGATGTTGGTGTTGTCACACTGACTCCTATGAAGCAGCCTATAATAAATTTGCCATTCAAGCTCATTGAAAAAGTGGTGCGGCAGATATTTTCTATGAGACAGAAATATTCTATCCGTGGAGCTCAAACATTATTCCCAGAAGAAGTGCGTGAAGAAATGGCCCTTAGAATGTATAAAATGGCTGAGATTGATCCAATCACGAGACCATTTCAAATAGCTACAGGAGAATTTGGCAGATTATGTGAAGCTTATAGCGAAATTATCAAGATATATCCGGAATTTGAAAATTATGACTTGAGAGctccaaagaaaaaaatagaccAAGTTGAGGcaatgacataa